The Streptomyces aurantiacus genome includes a region encoding these proteins:
- a CDS encoding histone-like nucleoid-structuring protein Lsr2, with translation MAQKVQVLLVDDLDGGEADETVTFALDGKTYEIDLTTANADKLRGLLDPYVKGGRRTGGRASGGRGKARAASGGSQDTAQIRAWAKENGYEVNDRGRVPASIREAYEKANG, from the coding sequence GTGGCACAGAAGGTTCAGGTCCTTCTTGTCGATGACCTCGACGGTGGCGAGGCGGACGAGACCGTGACGTTCGCGTTGGACGGCAAGACGTACGAGATCGATCTCACGACTGCCAATGCGGACAAGCTCCGTGGACTTCTCGACCCGTACGTCAAGGGCGGTCGTCGCACCGGAGGCCGCGCCTCGGGTGGCCGTGGAAAGGCGCGCGCCGCTTCCGGTGGCAGCCAGGACACCGCGCAGATCCGTGCCTGGGCGAAGGAGAACGGTTACGAGGTCAATGACCGTGGCCGCGTTCCGGCGTCCATTCGCGAGGCCTACGAGAAGGCCAACGGCTGA
- the nadC gene encoding carboxylating nicotinate-nucleotide diphosphorylase produces the protein MSTPDLPLLTGGGCGDGCGCAADGEYDADSAEFAAYAECGLDPALAQLLSDAGLDPVEVEDIAHLAIEEDLDHGVDVTTVATIPEEAVSTADFTAREAGVVAGLRVAEAVVSVVCTDEFEVERHVEDGDRVEAGQQLLSVTTRTRDLLTAERSALNLLCRLSGIATATRAWADLLEGTGARVRDTRKTTPGLRSLEKFAVRMGGGVNHRMSLSDAALVKDNHVVAAGGVAQAFKSVRETFPDVPIEVEVDTLHQLREVVDAGADLILLDNFTPGECEEAVALVAGRALLEASGRLTLDTAAAYAKTGVDFLAVGALTHSSPILDIGLDLREASGTPTSEAE, from the coding sequence GTGAGCACCCCCGACCTTCCCCTTCTCACCGGCGGTGGCTGCGGCGACGGCTGCGGCTGCGCGGCCGACGGGGAGTACGACGCCGACTCCGCCGAATTCGCGGCGTACGCCGAGTGCGGGCTCGACCCCGCTCTCGCGCAGCTCCTCTCCGACGCGGGGCTCGACCCCGTCGAGGTCGAGGACATCGCGCACCTGGCCATCGAGGAGGACCTCGACCACGGCGTGGACGTGACCACGGTCGCGACCATCCCCGAGGAGGCCGTCTCCACCGCCGACTTCACCGCCCGCGAGGCCGGCGTGGTGGCGGGCCTGCGGGTCGCCGAAGCGGTCGTCTCCGTGGTCTGCACCGACGAGTTCGAGGTCGAGCGGCACGTCGAGGACGGCGACCGCGTCGAGGCCGGTCAGCAACTCCTGAGCGTGACGACCCGCACCCGGGACCTGCTGACGGCCGAGCGCAGCGCGCTGAACCTGCTGTGCCGGCTCTCCGGCATCGCGACGGCCACGCGCGCGTGGGCGGACCTCCTGGAGGGCACCGGCGCGCGCGTGCGGGACACCCGCAAGACGACGCCCGGACTGCGCTCCCTGGAGAAGTTCGCGGTCCGCATGGGCGGCGGTGTCAACCACCGCATGTCCCTCTCGGACGCGGCCCTCGTCAAGGACAACCACGTGGTCGCCGCGGGCGGTGTCGCCCAGGCCTTCAAGTCGGTGCGGGAGACCTTCCCCGACGTGCCGATCGAGGTCGAGGTCGACACGCTGCACCAGCTGCGTGAGGTCGTGGACGCGGGCGCCGACCTGATCCTCCTGGACAACTTCACGCCCGGCGAGTGCGAGGAGGCCGTTGCCCTCGTGGCCGGCCGCGCGCTCCTGGAGGCCTCGGGCCGCCTCACCCTGGACACCGCCGCCGCGTACGCGAAGACGGGCGTCGACTTCCTCGCGGTGGGCGCCCTCACCCACTCCTCGCCCATCCTGGACATCGGCCTCGACCTGCGCGAGGCCTCCGGGACACCGACGAGCGAGGCTGAGTAG
- a CDS encoding SCO3374 family protein, translated as MVPTVPSPRRPVDACRPSDTVRHWYENELGWATVPGTPVELLTGLRFDVLEAPAEAGYAALRHLGPGSPVAVRADRMWLFVAAGTAEELPGLLDWLEWGALELDLRATGAGGRVEAPLPPGLVRTQGGRGDSSPGGAGRDGTGPGGTGAGTTAPVGTVVTPDESSQGAAVWLRPPEPGCEVEPFLPALSTLGGGGGGAPDLVRLVDTMATECHRIRLRRCCAQPLAFS; from the coding sequence ATGGTCCCCACGGTTCCCTCCCCCCGCCGTCCGGTCGATGCGTGCCGTCCGAGCGACACGGTCCGGCACTGGTACGAGAACGAACTGGGATGGGCGACCGTGCCCGGCACGCCTGTGGAACTGCTGACGGGGCTGCGCTTCGACGTCCTGGAGGCACCCGCGGAGGCGGGGTACGCGGCGCTGCGGCACCTGGGGCCGGGCTCTCCGGTGGCCGTGCGGGCGGACCGGATGTGGCTGTTCGTGGCCGCGGGGACCGCGGAGGAGCTGCCGGGACTCCTCGACTGGCTGGAGTGGGGCGCTCTCGAACTGGACCTGCGGGCGACCGGTGCGGGCGGGCGCGTCGAGGCGCCACTGCCGCCGGGCCTGGTCCGCACTCAGGGCGGTCGCGGTGACTCGAGCCCGGGAGGGGCGGGCCGGGACGGCACCGGACCGGGCGGGACGGGGGCGGGAACCACGGCCCCGGTGGGCACGGTGGTCACCCCTGACGAAAGCTCGCAGGGGGCCGCCGTCTGGCTGCGGCCCCCTGAGCCTGGCTGCGAGGTGGAGCCGTTTTTGCCGGCGCTCTCGACTCTCGGTGGGGGCGGTGGGGGCGCCCCCGATCTCGTACGGCTCGTGGACACCATGGCGACGGAATGCCACCGCATCCGGCTGCGCCGCTGCTGCGCTCAGCCGTTGGCCTTCTCGTAG
- a CDS encoding amino-acid N-acetyltransferase gives MPAEQPEVSTNALTVRRARTSDVPAVRSLLDSYVRGRILLDKATVTLYEDIQEFWVAERGTGPSSEVVGCGALHVMWEDLAEVRTLAVNPVMKGAGVGHQLLGKLLETARWLGVRRVFCLTFEVDFFAKHGFVEIGETPVDTDVYAELLRSYDEGVAEFLGLERVKPNTLGNSRMLLHL, from the coding sequence ATGCCAGCAGAGCAGCCCGAAGTCAGCACTAATGCCCTCACTGTCCGCCGGGCCAGGACCAGCGATGTCCCGGCGGTTCGCAGCCTCCTCGACTCGTACGTCCGCGGCCGCATCCTGCTCGACAAAGCGACCGTGACGCTTTACGAGGACATCCAGGAGTTCTGGGTCGCGGAACGCGGCACCGGGCCGAGTTCGGAGGTCGTGGGCTGCGGCGCTCTGCACGTCATGTGGGAAGACCTCGCGGAAGTCCGCACTCTCGCCGTGAACCCCGTCATGAAGGGCGCCGGTGTCGGCCATCAGTTGCTGGGGAAGTTGCTGGAGACCGCCCGCTGGCTCGGTGTTCGCCGCGTATTCTGCCTGACCTTCGAAGTCGACTTCTTCGCCAAGCACGGCTTCGTGGAGATCGGCGAGACGCCCGTCGACACCGATGTCTACGCCGAGCTGTTGCGTTCCTATGACGAGGGCGTGGCCGAGTTCCTGGGGCTCGAACGAGTGAAACCGAACACCTTGGGCAACAGCCGGATGCTTCTGCATCTGTGA
- a CDS encoding type III pantothenate kinase, whose product MLLTIDVGNTHTVLGLFDGEDIVEHWRISTDARRTADELAVLLQGLMGMHPLLGDELGDGIDGIAICSTVPSVLHELREVTRRYYGDVPAVLVEPGIKTGVPILMDNPKEVGADRIINAVAAVELYGGPAIVVDFGTATTFDAVSARGEYAGGVIAPGIEISVEALGVRGAQLRKIEIARPRTVIGKNTVEAMQSGIIYGFAGQVDGVVGRMARELAEDPDDVTVIATGGLAPMVLGEASVIDEHEPWLTLIGLRLVYERNVSRT is encoded by the coding sequence ATGCTGCTCACGATCGACGTCGGCAACACGCACACCGTCCTCGGGCTCTTCGACGGCGAGGACATCGTCGAGCACTGGCGCATCTCCACGGACGCGCGCCGCACCGCGGACGAACTGGCCGTGCTCCTCCAGGGCCTCATGGGCATGCACCCGCTCCTCGGCGACGAGCTGGGCGACGGCATCGACGGCATCGCGATCTGCTCGACCGTCCCCTCGGTCCTGCACGAGCTGCGCGAGGTGACCCGCCGCTACTACGGCGACGTACCCGCCGTCCTCGTCGAGCCGGGCATCAAGACGGGCGTCCCGATCCTGATGGACAACCCCAAGGAGGTCGGCGCGGACCGCATCATCAACGCGGTCGCGGCGGTCGAGCTCTACGGCGGACCGGCCATCGTCGTCGACTTCGGCACGGCGACGACCTTCGACGCGGTCTCCGCGCGCGGGGAGTACGCCGGCGGCGTCATCGCGCCCGGCATCGAGATCTCCGTCGAGGCACTGGGCGTCCGGGGAGCCCAGCTCCGCAAGATCGAGATCGCCCGGCCCCGCACGGTCATCGGCAAGAACACCGTCGAGGCCATGCAGTCCGGCATCATCTACGGCTTCGCCGGACAGGTCGACGGCGTCGTCGGCCGTATGGCCCGCGAGCTCGCCGAGGACCCGGACGACGTCACCGTCATCGCGACGGGCGGTCTGGCCCCGATGGTGCTCGGTGAGGCCTCGGTGATCGACGAGCACGAGCCCTGGCTGACCCTGATCGGCCTCCGCCTGGTCTACGAGAGAAACGTCTCCAGGACCTGA
- the panC gene encoding pantoate--beta-alanine ligase — protein MTTALLSTADELHARVRTGRRAVVMTMGALHEGHATLIRTAREIAGDGEVVVTVFVNPLQFGAGEDLDRYPRTLDADVKIAEQAGADVVFAPSVDEVYPGGEPQVRISAGPMGERLEGSTRPGHFDGMLTVVAKLLHLTRPDVALYGQKDAQQLALIRRMVRDLNFGVEIVGVPTVREADGLALSSRNRYLSTAERRTALALSQALFAGSDRHAAQEALRARAREVPATHARAEALSAIGESRAAADAHAVAKAAPGGPAAVRAAARLVLDDAARLSPPLALDYLALVDPSDFTEVRAGHTGEAVLAVAARVGTTRLIDNIPLTFGAAS, from the coding sequence ATGACCACCGCCCTGCTGAGCACCGCCGACGAGCTCCACGCGCGCGTACGCACCGGCCGCCGTGCCGTCGTCATGACGATGGGCGCCCTGCACGAGGGCCACGCGACCCTGATCCGCACAGCCCGGGAGATCGCGGGCGACGGCGAGGTCGTCGTCACCGTCTTCGTGAACCCCCTCCAGTTCGGCGCGGGCGAGGACCTCGACCGCTACCCGCGCACGCTGGACGCCGACGTCAAGATCGCCGAGCAGGCGGGCGCGGACGTCGTGTTCGCCCCTTCCGTGGACGAGGTCTATCCGGGCGGCGAACCCCAGGTCCGCATCAGCGCGGGCCCCATGGGGGAGCGCCTCGAGGGCTCGACGCGCCCCGGGCACTTCGACGGCATGCTCACCGTCGTCGCCAAGCTGCTGCACCTCACCCGGCCCGACGTGGCGCTGTACGGGCAGAAGGACGCCCAGCAGCTCGCCCTGATCCGCCGCATGGTCCGTGACCTGAACTTCGGGGTGGAGATCGTCGGCGTCCCGACGGTGCGCGAGGCGGACGGTCTGGCCCTGTCCAGCCGCAACCGTTACCTGTCGACCGCCGAGCGCCGCACCGCGCTCGCCCTCTCCCAGGCCCTGTTCGCGGGCAGCGACCGGCACGCCGCCCAGGAGGCCCTGCGCGCGCGGGCCCGCGAAGTGCCCGCCACGCACGCGCGTGCCGAGGCCCTCAGCGCCATCGGCGAGTCCCGCGCCGCCGCCGACGCGCACGCCGTGGCCAAGGCGGCCCCCGGTGGCCCCGCCGCGGTCCGTGCCGCCGCCCGTCTGGTCCTCGACGACGCGGCCCGCCTCAGCCCGCCGCTCGCCCTGGACTACCTGGCACTGGTCGATCCGTCCGACTTCACCGAGGTCCGGGCCGGTCACACCGGCGAAGCGGTCCTCGCCGTCGCCGCCCGGGTCGGGACGACCCGGCTGATCGACAACATTCCTCTGACCTTCGGAGCCGCCTCGTGA
- a CDS encoding BlaI/MecI/CopY family transcriptional regulator, whose protein sequence is MPRPLGELEDAVMTRVWKWNRPVTVREVLEDLQQSRSIAYTTVMTVLDNLHQKGWVRREAEGRAYRYEAVSTRAAYAAALMNDSWSQSDNPAAALVAFFGMMSPEQRETLRDAVRIVQGPETTAAPENTAGENPAAAEGETGR, encoded by the coding sequence GTGCCTCGCCCATTGGGAGAACTCGAAGACGCGGTCATGACGCGGGTGTGGAAGTGGAACCGCCCGGTGACCGTCCGAGAAGTCCTGGAAGACCTTCAGCAGAGCCGGTCCATCGCCTACACCACGGTGATGACCGTCCTGGACAATCTCCATCAGAAGGGCTGGGTCCGCCGCGAGGCGGAAGGCCGGGCCTATCGATATGAGGCGGTCTCCACCCGCGCCGCCTACGCGGCCGCACTGATGAACGACTCCTGGTCCCAGAGCGACAACCCGGCCGCCGCTCTTGTCGCCTTCTTCGGCATGATGTCCCCGGAACAGCGCGAGACGCTGCGCGACGCCGTACGTATCGTCCAGGGCCCGGAAACCACGGCCGCCCCGGAGAACACCGCAGGCGAGAACCCCGCCGCCGCGGAGGGCGAGACCGGGCGATAG
- a CDS encoding L-aspartate oxidase, with translation MTSTGIRLHAPAPGWSVAADVVVVGSGVAGLTTALRCDAAGLRTVVVTKARLDDGSTRWAQGGIAAALGEGDTPEQHLDDTLVAGAGLCDEDAVRILVTEGPDAVRRLIETGAHFDESEEGGLELTREGGHHRRRIAHAGGDATGAEISRALVEAVRARGLRTVENALVLDLLTDADGRTAGVTLHVMGEGQHDGVGAVHAPAVVLATGGMGQVFSATTNPSVSTGDGVALALRAGAEVSDLEFVQFHPTVLFLGPDAEGQQPLVSEAVRGEGAHLVDAHGERFMLGQHELAELAPRDIVAKGIMRRMQEQDAEHMYLDARHFGAHMWEHRFPTILAACRAHGIDPVTEPVPVAPAAHYASGGVRTDSRGRTTVPGLYACGEVACTGVHGANRLASNSLLEGLVYAERIAADITGRHEDSGPRVRVPAPIAEPEKPAHPLLAAEARFAIQRIMTDGAGVLRSATSLETAADRIQRLHADARDALDEHGKTAEPGVDTWETTNLLCVARVLVAAARLREETRGCHWREDRGDRDDDTWRRHIVVRLNPDRTLAVHTTDTPDFPPTQQPRPQEQ, from the coding sequence GTGACCAGCACAGGCATACGTCTGCACGCGCCCGCACCCGGCTGGTCCGTCGCCGCCGACGTCGTGGTCGTCGGCTCCGGGGTCGCCGGACTCACCACCGCCCTGCGCTGCGACGCCGCCGGCCTGCGCACGGTCGTCGTCACGAAGGCCCGCCTCGACGACGGCTCCACCCGCTGGGCCCAGGGCGGCATAGCCGCGGCCCTGGGCGAGGGCGACACCCCCGAGCAGCACCTCGACGACACACTCGTGGCGGGCGCGGGCCTGTGCGACGAGGACGCCGTCCGCATCCTCGTCACCGAGGGCCCCGACGCGGTACGCCGCCTCATCGAGACGGGCGCCCACTTCGACGAGTCGGAGGAGGGCGGCCTGGAGCTCACCCGGGAGGGCGGCCACCACCGCCGCCGTATCGCCCACGCGGGCGGCGACGCGACCGGCGCCGAGATCTCCCGGGCCCTCGTCGAGGCCGTACGCGCGCGTGGACTGCGCACCGTCGAGAACGCGCTCGTCCTGGACCTCCTCACGGACGCCGACGGACGCACGGCCGGCGTGACCCTGCACGTCATGGGAGAGGGCCAGCACGACGGCGTGGGAGCCGTCCACGCGCCCGCCGTGGTCCTCGCGACCGGCGGCATGGGCCAGGTCTTCTCCGCGACGACCAACCCGTCGGTGTCCACCGGCGACGGCGTCGCCCTCGCCCTGCGGGCCGGCGCCGAGGTCAGCGACCTGGAGTTCGTGCAGTTCCACCCGACCGTGCTGTTCCTCGGCCCGGACGCCGAGGGCCAGCAGCCGCTGGTCTCCGAGGCCGTCCGCGGCGAGGGCGCCCACCTCGTCGACGCGCACGGTGAGCGCTTCATGCTCGGACAGCACGAACTCGCCGAGCTGGCGCCCCGGGACATCGTCGCCAAGGGCATCATGCGGCGCATGCAGGAGCAGGACGCCGAGCACATGTACCTGGACGCCCGGCACTTCGGCGCGCACATGTGGGAGCACCGCTTCCCGACGATCCTGGCCGCCTGCCGCGCCCACGGCATCGACCCGGTCACCGAGCCCGTCCCGGTGGCCCCGGCCGCCCACTACGCCTCCGGCGGCGTCCGCACGGACTCCCGGGGCCGCACGACCGTGCCCGGCCTGTACGCGTGCGGCGAGGTCGCCTGCACCGGTGTCCACGGCGCCAACCGGCTCGCGTCCAACTCCCTCCTGGAGGGCCTCGTCTACGCCGAGCGCATCGCGGCGGACATCACCGGCCGGCACGAGGACAGCGGCCCACGCGTGCGCGTGCCCGCGCCGATCGCCGAGCCGGAGAAGCCCGCGCACCCGCTCCTCGCCGCCGAGGCACGGTTCGCCATCCAGCGGATCATGACGGACGGCGCCGGCGTCCTGCGCTCGGCCACCTCCCTGGAGACCGCCGCCGACCGCATCCAGCGGCTGCACGCAGACGCCCGCGACGCCCTCGACGAGCACGGCAAGACGGCCGAGCCCGGCGTCGACACCTGGGAGACCACCAACCTCCTGTGCGTGGCCCGCGTCCTCGTCGCCGCCGCCCGCCTCCGGGAGGAGACCCGCGGCTGCCACTGGCGCGAGGACCGGGGCGACCGGGACGACGACACCTGGCGCCGCCACATCGTCGTACGGCTCAATCCCGACCGCACGCTCGCCGTACACACCACCGACACCCCAGACTTCCCCCCGACACAGCAGCCCCGTCCTCAGGAGCAGTGA